In one window of Lacticaseibacillus casei DSM 20011 = JCM 1134 = ATCC 393 DNA:
- a CDS encoding phage terminase small subunit P27 family, with protein MCFLPENQPKLTVLHSKSSNTVTADDDDLKEIQNTPPAHLDDEASRLWKAIVPEIKKIGYLKKIDQPALELYCRYYSIYIKSEQLIEKQGLWIYDNDDVAVKRSPGAVQMDSCVKNMKSLGHDLGLTFDSGLRQITVEEPEKPKKNSPLKEVGFGADV; from the coding sequence GTGTGTTTTTTGCCTGAAAATCAACCAAAATTGACAGTATTGCACTCAAAAAGTTCAAATACCGTGACAGCTGATGACGATGATCTTAAGGAGATCCAGAACACACCGCCAGCTCATCTTGATGATGAAGCATCGCGTCTTTGGAAGGCGATTGTTCCAGAAATAAAGAAAATTGGCTATCTTAAAAAGATAGATCAGCCAGCGCTTGAATTGTATTGCCGTTATTACTCTATTTACATTAAATCTGAGCAGCTAATCGAAAAACAAGGGCTGTGGATTTATGACAACGACGATGTTGCGGTGAAGCGCTCTCCGGGAGCTGTTCAAATGGACTCTTGTGTGAAGAACATGAAGTCGTTAGGGCATGATTTAGGTCTTACATTTGACTCTGGACTACGCCAGATCACTGTTGAAGAACCAGAAAAGCCTAAGAAAAACAGTCCGTTGAAGGAGGTTGGCTTTGGTGCAGACGTTTGA
- a CDS encoding phage portal protein yields the protein MGLLTPRNFNKRKAKNMVYPSNPAFFTTTVGGMQLSYVSALSALQNTNVYSVINRIASDVASAHFKTENTATLNRLESPSSLIGRFSFWQGALMQLCLSGNDYIPLVGQNLEHIPNSDVQINYLPGNMGIVYTVLESNDRPQMVLRQDQMLHFRLMPDPQYRYLIGRSPLESLQNALNLDDKASKSNMSAMENQINPAGKLTISNYLSDGKDLESAREEFEKANTGDNSGRLMVLPDGFDYTQLEMKTDVFKALADNSAYSADQISKAFGVPSDILGGGTSTESQHSNIDQIKATYLANLNSYVNPIVDELRLKMNAPDLELDIKDMLDVDDSALINQVSNLAKSGVLGAEQAQFILTRSGFLPDNLPEFKPLTTQVKGGDEGDN from the coding sequence ATGGGACTTCTGACCCCTAGAAATTTCAACAAGCGTAAAGCCAAAAACATGGTTTATCCGAGTAATCCTGCTTTTTTCACGACCACGGTTGGCGGCATGCAGCTGTCTTATGTTTCAGCGCTATCTGCTCTGCAGAACACTAATGTTTATAGTGTGATCAACCGTATTGCTAGCGATGTTGCCTCGGCACACTTCAAAACTGAAAATACCGCAACATTGAACCGACTTGAGAGCCCTAGCAGCTTGATAGGCCGGTTTTCTTTTTGGCAAGGTGCGTTGATGCAGCTGTGTTTGTCAGGCAACGACTATATCCCGTTAGTTGGGCAGAATCTGGAGCATATTCCTAACTCTGACGTCCAAATTAACTATTTACCAGGCAATATGGGCATTGTTTATACGGTTTTGGAGAGCAATGATCGTCCTCAAATGGTGCTTAGGCAAGACCAAATGCTGCATTTTAGGCTCATGCCAGACCCACAATATCGGTATTTAATTGGTCGTTCGCCTTTAGAAAGCTTACAAAACGCCCTTAATTTGGACGATAAAGCCTCGAAAAGTAACATGAGCGCTATGGAAAACCAGATTAATCCTGCCGGAAAGCTTACAATCAGCAACTATTTAAGCGATGGTAAAGACTTAGAATCGGCACGTGAAGAGTTCGAGAAGGCAAATACCGGTGATAACTCCGGTCGCTTGATGGTTTTACCCGATGGGTTCGATTACACCCAGCTTGAAATGAAGACGGATGTATTTAAGGCCTTGGCTGACAATTCAGCATACTCTGCTGATCAAATCTCCAAGGCCTTTGGTGTACCCAGCGACATTTTGGGTGGTGGCACATCGACTGAAAGCCAACATTCCAACATTGACCAGATCAAGGCAACATATCTGGCGAACTTAAACTCATATGTTAATCCAATCGTGGATGAGTTGCGTTTGAAGATGAACGCGCCTGACCTCGAATTGGATATCAAAGATATGTTGGATGTTGATGATTCGGCACTTATCAACCAGGTATCAAATCTTGCTAAGTCTGGGGTGCTAGGTGCAGAACAGGCACAATTTATACTCACCAGATCTGGTTTTTTGCCAGATAACTTGCCGGAGTTCAAACCACTTACTACACAAGTGAAGGGAGGTGATGAAGGTGACAATTAA
- a CDS encoding terminase TerL endonuclease subunit, with the protein MQTFDFTGVQDIRGYVKPYQSDYQGLFDKYHDPGTRYAYDVMFTNKYMTGRDVQLACIRHLNDLLRIGNDDFPYQYNSDMVNAIEYFSRLLPNPDDTSKKIQPFKWQSFILDSLIGWRTIDNGTRFTTSNISIARQQGKTWLASILINFYYFVVCWNATSQDLLVASYDSEHATKLFNDVSLQAKTILSLPDFADDARERGVEAQTTQVIAKNTKNTIRKGTSQGGGFDSFHNAIAVYDEIGNLRPALNETLKQITSGQNGIKNRMFVKISTAYPDIKVKFKNDEDVTRAAIEHDAVRDADNVFQVIYAQDSEDEVFEPETWAKSNPNLLELQKSKRDNLQKALNQDRNDNEREGTLETFVNKSLNLWSRRFQNSYLSLDNIQRSIIDHFDVNGRDVFIGFDGSQTNDNTSFGFIYPYTDHDKHMFHVQQHSFIPFAQAKTIEAKSKQDGLDYLKLQDEGFVDITNLASGVINTEQVYQWLVDYVNQHRLKVKFIIADPNHGEWLEKKLEHYQPQWQWFPLPPTSFKLNEPTKDFQNLFINGNITMLNDPLLIDGLNNAVLVEDRGGSVKIDRQNRTSDHIDTTDALINAHAQAKFYFENYHDEGYNPLNDLDTQGKRDFFKAMFGGGK; encoded by the coding sequence GTGCAGACGTTTGATTTTACCGGTGTGCAAGATATTCGCGGTTACGTAAAGCCGTACCAATCAGATTACCAAGGACTGTTTGATAAGTACCACGATCCAGGAACAAGATACGCTTATGATGTGATGTTCACCAATAAGTACATGACTGGTAGAGACGTTCAGCTGGCATGTATTCGGCACTTAAACGATTTGCTTAGAATTGGCAATGATGATTTCCCCTACCAATACAACTCAGACATGGTCAATGCAATTGAATACTTTTCGCGACTGCTGCCAAATCCAGACGACACCTCAAAGAAAATTCAACCATTCAAATGGCAATCATTCATTCTTGATAGCTTGATTGGTTGGCGGACCATTGACAACGGTACTCGATTCACAACTTCCAACATATCTATTGCTCGGCAGCAAGGCAAAACTTGGCTAGCATCAATTCTAATTAACTTTTATTACTTTGTAGTCTGCTGGAATGCGACATCACAGGACTTGCTAGTGGCCAGCTACGATAGCGAACATGCAACCAAGCTGTTCAATGACGTGTCTTTGCAGGCGAAGACAATTTTATCCTTGCCGGACTTTGCGGATGACGCTAGAGAACGAGGCGTGGAAGCTCAAACCACGCAAGTTATTGCCAAAAACACTAAGAATACGATCCGAAAAGGCACCTCACAGGGCGGTGGATTCGATAGTTTTCATAATGCAATCGCCGTTTATGATGAAATTGGTAACTTGAGGCCAGCGCTGAATGAGACCTTAAAGCAGATTACATCCGGCCAAAACGGTATTAAGAACCGAATGTTTGTCAAGATTTCAACAGCTTACCCTGATATCAAGGTCAAGTTTAAGAATGATGAAGACGTAACTAGGGCAGCCATTGAGCATGACGCCGTTCGAGACGCTGACAATGTATTCCAAGTAATTTATGCTCAGGACTCGGAGGATGAGGTATTTGAACCCGAAACATGGGCAAAATCTAATCCTAATCTGCTTGAACTGCAAAAGAGCAAACGTGACAACCTTCAAAAGGCACTTAATCAAGACCGCAACGACAACGAGCGTGAGGGAACACTTGAAACTTTCGTAAATAAGTCATTAAACCTGTGGAGCCGGCGCTTTCAGAACAGCTATTTGTCCCTAGACAACATTCAGCGCAGTATTATCGACCATTTTGATGTGAATGGACGTGATGTGTTCATCGGATTTGACGGGTCGCAGACCAATGACAATACGTCTTTCGGCTTCATTTATCCGTACACTGATCATGACAAACACATGTTCCATGTTCAGCAGCACAGCTTTATTCCCTTCGCACAGGCAAAAACCATTGAAGCCAAGTCGAAACAGGACGGATTAGATTACCTTAAATTGCAAGATGAAGGCTTCGTTGACATCACCAATCTTGCATCAGGCGTAATCAACACCGAACAGGTTTACCAGTGGTTGGTTGATTATGTTAATCAACATCGGCTCAAAGTAAAATTCATTATTGCAGATCCAAACCATGGCGAATGGCTAGAAAAGAAACTGGAACATTATCAGCCGCAGTGGCAATGGTTTCCTTTGCCTCCTACCTCGTTCAAGCTGAATGAACCTACCAAGGATTTTCAAAATCTGTTTATCAATGGGAATATCACAATGCTGAACGATCCGCTGCTGATTGATGGGCTGAACAACGCTGTGTTGGTAGAAGATCGCGGCGGTTCAGTCAAGATTGACCGTCAAAATCGCACGAGTGATCATATTGATACGACTGATGCGCTTATTAATGCCCATGCGCAGGCAAAGTTCTATTTTGAAAACTATCATGATGAGGGATATAACCCGTTGAATGATTTGGACACGCAGGGAAAACGTGACTTTTTCAAGGCAATGTTTGGAGGTGGTAAATAA
- a CDS encoding head maturation protease, ClpP-related, which produces MTIKINGAITNDDDAPIYRDWFGQAVVSPSDVIGSLPADGSDVTLEITSNGGEVDPATEICNALRSYQGNVTAKVMSNAYSAATIVAMGANKVQMAPGAKMMIHRASSDASGNSHEMDAASGMLQTTDSAIASLYSAKTGKPADDFLALMDKETWLDADQAIELGLADEKLDFDTPIVNAVGPIIPHHAVQLIKNMKDENEKLRSQLPKQNDLLNQKLAIFYDKKEVQ; this is translated from the coding sequence GTGACAATTAAGATTAACGGTGCAATTACTAATGACGATGATGCTCCGATTTATCGCGATTGGTTTGGACAAGCAGTTGTTTCGCCGTCTGATGTGATTGGGTCTCTGCCAGCAGACGGCTCCGATGTCACGCTTGAAATTACATCAAATGGTGGTGAGGTAGATCCAGCAACGGAAATTTGCAATGCTTTGCGTAGCTATCAAGGAAATGTGACAGCAAAGGTGATGTCAAATGCGTATTCTGCTGCAACAATTGTTGCTATGGGTGCCAATAAAGTTCAGATGGCGCCCGGTGCTAAGATGATGATTCATCGAGCATCAAGTGATGCTAGTGGTAATTCGCACGAGATGGATGCGGCTTCTGGCATGCTGCAAACTACTGATAGCGCAATTGCAAGCCTGTACTCTGCAAAGACTGGGAAACCTGCCGATGACTTTTTAGCATTGATGGATAAAGAAACTTGGCTAGACGCTGATCAAGCAATTGAGCTTGGTCTTGCAGATGAAAAGCTAGACTTCGATACGCCAATTGTAAACGCTGTGGGTCCAATTATTCCACATCACGCAGTTCAACTAATTAAGAATATGAAAGATGAAAATGAAAAGCTACGTAGTCAACTTCCAAAGCAGAATGATCTGCTAAACCAGAAGCTGGCTATTTTTTATGACAAAAAGGAGGTCCAATAA